The following are encoded together in the Salvelinus alpinus chromosome 29, SLU_Salpinus.1, whole genome shotgun sequence genome:
- the LOC139558724 gene encoding cytochrome c oxidase subunit 6B1-like isoform X1 yields the protein MRCVLTLFRGHGKRLKSVKMSDVIEEKIKNYRTAPFDARFPNTNQTRNCFQNYLDFHRCNKALSDKGQDVAPCDWYQRVYKSLCPLSWVAKWDDQVEAGSFPGKI from the exons ATGCGTTGCGTTTTGACGCTCTTCAGAGGACACGGCAAGAG ATTGAAATCAGTCAAAATGTCTGACGTAATTGAAGAGAAGATCAAGAACTACAGAACGGCTCCTTTTGATGCCCGGTTCCCCAACACCAACCAGACCCGAAACTGCTTCCAGAATTATCTGG ACTTCCACAGATGTAACAAGGCTCTGTCAGACAAAGGCCAGGATGTGGCACCCTGTGACTGGTACCAGAGAGTCTACAAAAGCCTGTGTCCCTTGAGCTGG GTGGCAAAATGGGACGATCAGGTTGAAGCTGGAAGTTTCCCCGGGAAAATCTAA
- the LOC139558724 gene encoding cytochrome c oxidase subunit 6B1-like isoform X2 translates to MSDVIEEKIKNYRTAPFDARFPNTNQTRNCFQNYLDFHRCNKALSDKGQDVAPCDWYQRVYKSLCPLSWVAKWDDQVEAGSFPGKI, encoded by the exons ATGTCTGACGTAATTGAAGAGAAGATCAAGAACTACAGAACGGCTCCTTTTGATGCCCGGTTCCCCAACACCAACCAGACCCGAAACTGCTTCCAGAATTATCTGG ACTTCCACAGATGTAACAAGGCTCTGTCAGACAAAGGCCAGGATGTGGCACCCTGTGACTGGTACCAGAGAGTCTACAAAAGCCTGTGTCCCTTGAGCTGG GTGGCAAAATGGGACGATCAGGTTGAAGCTGGAAGTTTCCCCGGGAAAATCTAA